One region of Solanum pennellii chromosome 6, SPENNV200 genomic DNA includes:
- the LOC107022670 gene encoding protein EMSY-LIKE 3-like: protein MAYDNTGTDEDLPQSHWSRMPRGGVFGTGDDRAAMMYDETDMEVEIHRLEQEAYSSVLRAFKAQADTITWEKESLISELRKELRLSSDHHREFLGRVNEDDVVRRIREWRISCMRGTGQAVHDQIPSSFVRANQIIAPYLPSRSFSGPSPSFRPPAASAANQPSTSTANRDPMMDPKDQIYSTKMQYLSLGPSGRGQSSNQVSEPAEPVSFDPLIGRKVRTRRPDDNNFYEAVIADCNAAEGKHVLVYDGGSANEMSEWVNLKEIPPEDIQWEGEDPGISHHGNNSQSGRGRDSDPVAVRGLGLTMPQSRTDFPSSHYGIGKKGDDFIVLLRTDMLINEVEKRVFGTSHPDPLEVEKAKEVLKDHEQALVAAISRLDRMISDGDSSMNCAK from the exons ATGGCCTACGACAACACCG GAACCGATGAGGATCTTCCTCAGTCACATTGGAGTAGGATGCCAAGAGGTGGTGTCTTTGGTACTGGAGATGACAGAGCTGCTATGATGTATGATGAAACTGACATGGAGGTGGAAATTCACCGACTTGAGCAAGAAGCATACAGTTCAGTTTTAAGAGCCTTTAAAGCCCAGGCTGATACCATTACTTGG GAGAAGGAAAGTCTCATATCTGAATTAAGAAAAGAGCTAAGATTGTCCAGTGATCACCATCGAGAATTTCTTGGTAGAGTCAATGAGGATGATGTTGTCCGAAGAATAAG GGAGTGGAGGATATCTTGTATGCGTGGTACTGGTCAAGCTGTTCATGATCAAATACCCAGTTCTTTTGTACGTGCGAATCAAATCATAGCACCATATTTACCTTCTCGCTCCTTTTCTGGACCATCTCCTAGTTTTCGTCCACCAGCTGCGAGTGCGGCAAACCAGCCATCTACATCCACTGCCAATAGAGATCCTATGATGGATCCCAAg GACCAGATTTATTCAACAAAAATGCAGTATCTTTCCTTAGGTCCATCTGGAAGAGGCCAATCCAGTAACCAGGTTTCTGAACCTGCCGAGCCAGTATCATTTGATCCATTGATTGGAAGGAAAGTGAGAACTAGACGGCCTGATGACAATAATTTTTATGAAGCAGTCATAGCTGATTGTAATGCAGCTGAG GGTAAACATGTTCTTGTTTATGATGGGGGTAGTGCAAATGAGATGTCGGAATGGGTCAACCTTAAAGAG ATCCCTCCGGAGGATATCCAGTGGGAGGGTGAAGATCCTGGAATTTCTCATCATGGAAATAACAGTCAATCAGGGCGTGGACGTGATAGTGATCCAGTTGCAGTTAGAGGCCTAGGTTTGACTATGCCTCAGTCTAGAACAGATTTTCCATCATCACATTATGGCATAGGAAAGAAGGGAGATGATTTTATTGTGTTACTTCGCACTGATATGTTGATTAACGAG GTGGAGAAGAGGGTCTTTGGTACCTCTCATCCAGACCCTCTGGAGGTTGAGAAGGCAAAGGAAGTTCTGAAG GACCATGAACAAGCACTTGTGGCAGCTATTTCAAGGCTTGATAGGATGATATCTGATGGAGATAGCAGTATGAACTGTGCTAAGtga